The genomic stretch ACAAGGTTAAGTATTCCTACATCATTAGCAACTCCATTTAATCCGTCAAATTCATAAGCGCCTATATCAGGGGCAAGGTTGGGATTTAAACCTGGCTTAGGGCGTGTGAATCCATCGTGATCAATAGTAATTGCTACAGGAGTAGCACCAGACTCAATAGGTGTATTAGTATTGGTGGGAATAGTCAGGTCATTATCAGCAGTAAAAGGTGCGTTGGTATTTGCCGCAGGTACGGAGTTTGCGTCCTGCCCTGTAGTAGTTTGCCATTGGGCAAGGTTATTAGAATTACCAGTTCCCGTTGCTGTGCCTACTTTACCCACAAAATGCTCTGTTCCTGCGGTAGCAGCAGGTATGTTGTAAGAGTTGTGGTTAATGGTTACGGTAGTAAAGTTAAAGCCAGTAGGAAACCATACTGCTTTGTGTTCTTTTGTACCTGTACTACCTGAAGCAGTAAGTTTATTTGCAAAAATATTATTACGAATGTCTCCAGTAACCGTTGTTGATGTTACACATAAAGCAGCAGATGCGGAGCCTGTCGTGGTAGGACCACTACTGTAATCACCATAAATATGAACACTATTGTACCATACCTTGTATCCTGTGCCACCGCCTAAACGAATACCAAAAGCATTAAAAGTCTGGGAAATAGGAGAATAATGTGTGGTAGTGATATCGTAAATTACGTTATTTGCAATAGTTGTATTCGTACCTGCAGTGGCATTAATACCGTACGCACCCCATCCGCTTGAACTTGGGGAAGCTACTCCCCATATCTTGTTACGCGTGATATTTACGTTATTTGTACCTGTACCAAATAGGTCAATACCGGCGTTGCTTGTTCCTACTGATGCAGATAGGCGAATATTAAAGATTTCATTCTGACTGATATTACCTCCGTTAATATTTTCTAAGTGAATACCTCTAAATACTACGTATTCAGAAGGAATGTTAGAACCTATTATGTTATTTGTAATAGTTAGATTATCATTGACGCCTGTTGTGCTACTTGAGGAGCGTACCGCAATTCCTACATATGCTTTTCTAATTTCGTTGTTATGAATAGTAAGATTATCATAGTCTATACCGCTTGTACTAGTGTTAGTGATAGTAGGTGTAGTACTTCCATTTGCAGCGTAGATCCCTGCATGGTAGTTGCTAGTCGTATAGAGCGAAGTAGCGTCAAAGTTTCCTATAATTACACAGTTTTGAATAGTGTTATTTGAACAGTTGCCTACAGTAGAGCTACCCACTAGACGAATAACAGCTGTATTATTCGTGCTGTGAGGGTTTGCGTTGATAATAGTTAAATCTCTATTCACGGGAGCGCCTGGGATGATATCTCCATCAATAGTAACATTGTCTGCGCCAATAAGCTCAATTACGCCGCGGTTAGCAGGGGGAGTACCTGATATGGTAGCTGTTACAGTAGGTCTAATAGTTACACTTGTGTAGCTAGCTGAACCTGAGCCGCTTGCATTCAAGGTTGCAGGTGTTGCACCCTCGCTAGTATTACCATTGATATTAATGGTAATAGCACCTTGATGTGTACCTGCATTGATAGCACTGAACGCCGCGCCTAAAGTAGCATAAGTTCCTGTGAGCGTTCCTCCTGTTGCTGTCAAGCTTACCTGCGCTAAAGCAGGTTCTATAAACACAATAAGCAGCAGAGTAAGAAAGACTTTTAATTTTTTAGATAATTTACACATAGCACAATTACACTAAATACTATTGCAAATATAGCATCTTTTACAATACATTGTGTACCTAAGTTTCTTTTTTTTATTAAAAAACTTTTAAAATTTTGGTTTTCAAGGTTTTACAAAATAAAAAAGTAGTGGGGTTTTTATTTTGCCCACTACTATGATACTTAAAAATTCAAAAATCTAATTGACGCTAAAGCAATTTAATAACTCAATAAAATTTTGTAAGTAGATAACTGAGTACCTTGTTGTACTCTAATGAGATATATTCCCTGTGGAAGATGAGAAATATCTAACTGTACTTGATAAATACCTAAGTAACGTATAGGTTCAGATAAAATAACGTTTCTACCTTGTACATCCCAAATCCCATATTGTAAAATTTCACCTTTGATATTATTGATGTTGAGCGTAATTTGTCCCGTAGTAGGATTGGGATATATCTCTACATTTTGCGGACTAGGCTTGTTATCACTTGTAGACATAGATGTAATGTATGGATATACACATGCTGTGCGTGAAGTTGGTGTGCTGGCGTTAAATATAGATGCAAAATTTTGATAAAACTGGTTAGCTATCCAGTAATCGTGGATAATCAGAGTATTTTCATCATTTCTGGTTTCAGCCGAGTTTGTCCAATTGTGGGAACCTACCCAAACCAAAGGATCGTTTGTAGGATTAGAAGCATCTACTATTAGGTATTTATGATGCATAATAAAGCTATTCTCGTTGTAAATTTTGAGTCTTTTACCTAATCCTGAATACATAGTAAAATAAGGACCGCTAGCATTAGCGGTATCATTTAGAATTACAGCAGAGCAGCTATCACCGTTAGCTAATAAAGATAAGTGTTTGTTTTTAATTGCATTCGCAATATCACTTCTTGTACAAAGCATAGTAGCTGCTTGAAAATCTTCGTTTGCACTGTTAATAGTTTCAATCAATTTACTAGTTACATTGTCTGATGGAGAGAAATATAATTCAACCAACTTACCGCCTATGTTAAAATGGTGAGGAGTGTTATTACTTTTGAAAGGACCAAACTTTGATGCAGAGGGATTAGGAGTGGTTGTGTTGCTACCCCACATCTCCTCAAACTCCATTTTGTAAGCCAAAGCTAAACTTTTGTCTTGTATTATGACAAGTGCATTCTTATCATTGTTAATTTGATCATCAGTCCAATTTGTACTACCTGTAATCACAATTGGATCGTTATGGTCAGCAGAGTTTGCATCAATGATGATAAATTTATTGTGCATTATACCGTAGCTAGAAGAAGTCGGACTGGCTAATTTAGGAATGGCACTGCTTAGTGCAGATATGCCTGCACTAGTTGTACTGCCATCATATATTACCCTTACTTGTTTACCATTAGCATAAGCAGTATTGACTGCGTTACTGATACTTGAAATACCTACATTACCCCAATTGTAGATAGCAATATCAATAGAGTATTTTGCACGGTTAATGTAAGCGATAATAGTATCATCAATAGCACTTGGTAAAACAGTAGCACTATTGCCAGGGAACGCATAAGTAGTGTTCACACTATTGTTAAAGTATACTTTGATTGTACCCGAAGAGTTAGATGCAGTAATTAAAGGTACGATAGGTGAAGTAGAAGTTCCATGAGAGTTAGTAGAGGAAGCCCTTACATAGTACACGGTTGCGGGAGTTAAACCTGTAATGTTAATGCTGTGGTTAGTGGTTAAAGTACTGCTACTTACCGATGAACCTAATGCAGGAGTAAGTCCGTATTCTACAACGGTGTTACCTGGGTTCTGTGTAGTAAAGTTAACAGTGAAACTGGTTGTAGTGATATTGCTTGCCCAAGGATTGATAGTTATGAAAGGAACAGGTATAACAAAATCATCAATCAGGCGAGGTAAAAGTTGGTATCCTGTGCTTGTACTTGAAGGACTAAATTGACTCATTATTCCAATAACATCATAGTTACTGCTGGGGGGCGTTTTTCCTACAATTCCATTTGGACCTGTGGAAGCACTATTTACTCTCAAAATATAGTTAGGATCCCCGTTTATGCGGTAGTTAGTATTGCCTGCAAAGCTAGTAAAAGAGCTTCCACTGGTAGTTGTGATAGAAGTAGCACCATTGAGACGTACTAATATTCCTTCGTAAGCTTCAGCATAAGCAGGTGTAAAGGGTAGATTAAAATTAACAGGGGCATATAAAGGTCTGTTAGTAGCTACAACGGTTACAGAAGTTACAGGATCAATTTCTAGTAGAGAGTTAAAATTTTTAACCGTACCTGATACAATAATACTATCTCCTCTTTGTAAAGAAGTTACCATAGAGCTTGTGCCATATACTCCAATTCCTCCTGTACCATCTTGAATGTAGCGAATGTTCCCTAGTTCAGAACCGTTCATTACAATTCCCGTTACAGTTACAGCGCTGCCTGTACCGTTTGGAGGTAGACTAGCATGCGCTGCTCTTACTGATGCAATACTGCTAATTTGGGCTATTGCACCTTGTACGAAAACAAAAGCAAGCAGAATTGAGATTATGCTTAACTTCATAAGTGAAACAAACATATAGTAATGCAAATGTAGTACTTTTGTATTAACACAATGTAATATTTCAAGAAAAGAAGCAGAAACACATAAATTCTGCAAAAACAGCCAAAATGAAAATTTGACAGTGTTAGTGTCAGAATTTTTTAAGATATTTGTGTGTTATTTAGTAGGCATTCTTAAAAAATCCTATTGGTATCTAATTTGAATAAAAAATTTTGATATGTCAGAGAATACACCTAATCCTCAAAAAAACAAAAAGGCAAGCAAAGCTATATACTGGATATACGGCATCATTATCATGATATTGGTGCTGGTGCAACTTACCATGTTTAATACAAACACGGCAAACCGTGAAATTTCTTATCAAATGTTTAGTGATGAATTAGTTGCACAAGGACTAGTAGAAAAGGTAGTGATTGTGAATAATGAACTAGTAGAAGTGTACCTGACCACTAAGGCTGTACAGTTAGAAAAGTACCGTAAGTACGCTACACACACGAATTTTATGGGAGAACCTACCCCCAATATGCACTTTAAAATTGTATCGGCAGAAAAGTTTGAAGAGTACTTGAAAGAAAAGAAAATACCCTATAAAACAGAAACAAGGGGTCAATGGGTCAACACGGTAGTTTCTTGGTTGATTTTCATAGGAATTACTGTGGCACTATGGTTTTTGCTATTTCGCAGAGTGGGTGCAGGGGGAGGAGGTCAAATATTCAATATCGGCAAGAACAAAGCCATGCTCTTTGACCAAGACAACCAGGTCAAAGTAACCTTTGCAGACGTAGCAGGACTAGATGAAGCTAAGGAAGAAGTACAAGAAATTGTAGAATTTCTCAAAAATCCCAAAAAATTTACTCGTTTAGGCGGCAAAATTCCCAAAGGAGCGTTATTAGTAGGTCCTCCAGGCACAGGCAAAACGCTATTAGCAAAAGCAGTAGCAGGTGAAGCTCAAGTACCTTTTTTCAGTCTAAGTGGTTCTGATTTTGTAGAAATGTTTGTAGGCGTAGGTGCAGCAAGAGTAAGAGATCTTTTCAAAACAGCCAAAGAAAAAGCACCTTGCATTATATTCATTGACGAAATAGATGCCGTAGGGCGAGCTCGCGGGCGCAGTCAAATTTTAGGCGGTAATGATGAAAGAGAAAGCACTCTCAACCAACTCTTAGTAGAAATGGATGGCTTCGGAACAGATTCAGGAATTATCGTAATGGCCGCTACCAATCGCCCTGATGTGCTAGATAGTGCCTTACTCAGACCTGGCCGCTTTGACCGCCAAATTCCCGTAGAACTGCCTGACATTAAAGGAAGAAAAGCAATTTTCGAAGTCCACCTCAAAAAAATAAAATATGACCCTAATTTAGACGTTGACTTTTTAGCAGCTCAAACCCCAGGTTTTTCAGGGGCAGACATTGCCAATATTTGCAATGAAGCAGCCCTTTTTGCAGCTCGTAAAAACAAAGAAGTTGTAGACAAACAAGACTTCTTAGATGCCATAGACCGAGTAATCGGTGGACTTGAAAAGAAAAATAAAGTTATCTCCCCAGAAGAGAAAAAAGTAATCGCTTATCATGAAGCAGGGCACGCCCTAGTAAGTTGGCTTAAACCCTATGCTAATCCATTAGTCAAAGTTACAATTGTTCCCCGCGGAAACTCTCTAGGGGCAGCTTGGTATTTACCCGAAGAAAAATTGATTACTACCGAAGAGCAAATCAAAGAT from Bacteroidia bacterium encodes the following:
- the ftsH gene encoding ATP-dependent zinc metalloprotease FtsH gives rise to the protein MSENTPNPQKNKKASKAIYWIYGIIIMILVLVQLTMFNTNTANREISYQMFSDELVAQGLVEKVVIVNNELVEVYLTTKAVQLEKYRKYATHTNFMGEPTPNMHFKIVSAEKFEEYLKEKKIPYKTETRGQWVNTVVSWLIFIGITVALWFLLFRRVGAGGGGQIFNIGKNKAMLFDQDNQVKVTFADVAGLDEAKEEVQEIVEFLKNPKKFTRLGGKIPKGALLVGPPGTGKTLLAKAVAGEAQVPFFSLSGSDFVEMFVGVGAARVRDLFKTAKEKAPCIIFIDEIDAVGRARGRSQILGGNDERESTLNQLLVEMDGFGTDSGIIVMAATNRPDVLDSALLRPGRFDRQIPVELPDIKGRKAIFEVHLKKIKYDPNLDVDFLAAQTPGFSGADIANICNEAALFAARKNKEVVDKQDFLDAIDRVIGGLEKKNKVISPEEKKVIAYHEAGHALVSWLKPYANPLVKVTIVPRGNSLGAAWYLPEEKLITTEEQIKDELCAIMGGRASEEIVFGRVSTGALSDLERVTKRAYAMVAIYGLNKRIGNISFYDSTGQSEYAFQKPYSERTAQIIDEEVKNIAEEAYEEAKRLIRTHIDGLHAIAKQLLEKEVIFREDVERILGPRPKPENYTAVVS
- a CDS encoding phospholipase D-like domain-containing protein — translated: MKLSIISILLAFVFVQGAIAQISSIASVRAAHASLPPNGTGSAVTVTGIVMNGSELGNIRYIQDGTGGIGVYGTSSMVTSLQRGDSIIVSGTVKNFNSLLEIDPVTSVTVVATNRPLYAPVNFNLPFTPAYAEAYEGILVRLNGATSITTTSGSSFTSFAGNTNYRINGDPNYILRVNSASTGPNGIVGKTPPSSNYDVIGIMSQFSPSSTSTGYQLLPRLIDDFVIPVPFITINPWASNITTTSFTVNFTTQNPGNTVVEYGLTPALGSSVSSSTLTTNHSINITGLTPATVYYVRASSTNSHGTSTSPIVPLITASNSSGTIKVYFNNSVNTTYAFPGNSATVLPSAIDDTIIAYINRAKYSIDIAIYNWGNVGISSISNAVNTAYANGKQVRVIYDGSTTSAGISALSSAIPKLASPTSSSYGIMHNKFIIIDANSADHNDPIVITGSTNWTDDQINNDKNALVIIQDKSLALAYKMEFEEMWGSNTTTPNPSASKFGPFKSNNTPHHFNIGGKLVELYFSPSDNVTSKLIETINSANEDFQAATMLCTRSDIANAIKNKHLSLLANGDSCSAVILNDTANASGPYFTMYSGLGKRLKIYNENSFIMHHKYLIVDASNPTNDPLVWVGSHNWTNSAETRNDENTLIIHDYWIANQFYQNFASIFNASTPTSRTACVYPYITSMSTSDNKPSPQNVEIYPNPTTGQITLNINNIKGEILQYGIWDVQGRNVILSEPIRYLGIYQVQLDISHLPQGIYLIRVQQGTQLSTYKILLSY